Proteins co-encoded in one Ruegeria pomeroyi DSS-3 genomic window:
- a CDS encoding DUF3095 domain-containing protein, with product MVEDPDSFYASLRPVMDFPELSEPSRFTPLPDDWVLGTADIVDSTGEIARGRYKTVNMVGAAVISAMINAMGDQRFPYVFGGDGAGFAVPGDKAERVRTVLADLRRWAAEEFDIALRAALVPVATIRAARRDVRVARYAASQGVDYAMFSGRGLAWAEARMKAGEFVVDPAPPGAQPDLTGLSCRWSNMRARNGQIVSLVIAPTETASERDFADLARRVMATADGLERSGHPVPPGGPGVTWPPPGLTLDAHVSREGRSLALHKMKLLGQNLLIWLLFRTGLRLGDFRPDHYARMVSRNADYRKFDDGLKMTLDCDAETRARIETILEDARRRGKIRYGLFAQDEAMMTCFVPSAMRDDHVHFIDGAAGGYAAAAERIRKA from the coding sequence ATGGTTGAAGATCCGGATTCGTTTTATGCCTCGCTGCGCCCGGTGATGGATTTCCCCGAGCTGTCTGAACCATCGCGGTTCACACCCCTTCCCGATGACTGGGTGCTGGGCACTGCCGATATCGTCGACAGTACCGGAGAGATCGCGCGCGGGCGCTACAAGACCGTGAACATGGTCGGCGCGGCGGTGATCTCGGCCATGATCAACGCAATGGGCGACCAGCGCTTTCCCTATGTCTTTGGCGGCGACGGCGCCGGTTTCGCGGTCCCCGGCGACAAGGCCGAGCGGGTCCGCACAGTGCTGGCCGATCTGCGCCGCTGGGCGGCAGAGGAGTTCGACATCGCCCTGCGCGCCGCGCTGGTGCCGGTCGCCACGATCCGCGCCGCCCGGCGGGATGTAAGGGTGGCCCGCTATGCGGCTTCGCAGGGGGTCGATTACGCCATGTTTTCGGGCCGGGGGCTGGCCTGGGCCGAAGCACGGATGAAGGCTGGTGAATTCGTTGTCGATCCTGCCCCTCCCGGCGCTCAGCCCGATCTGACCGGCCTGTCCTGCCGCTGGTCCAACATGCGCGCCCGGAACGGGCAGATCGTGTCGCTGGTGATCGCCCCCACCGAGACGGCAAGCGAGCGTGACTTTGCCGATCTGGCCCGCCGCGTCATGGCCACTGCTGACGGGCTCGAGCGGAGCGGCCACCCGGTACCGCCCGGCGGCCCCGGCGTGACCTGGCCACCGCCGGGCCTGACGCTGGATGCCCATGTGTCGCGCGAGGGCCGCAGTCTGGCCCTGCACAAAATGAAGCTTCTGGGTCAGAACCTGCTGATCTGGCTGCTGTTTCGCACCGGCCTTCGGCTGGGCGACTTCCGGCCCGATCACTATGCCCGCATGGTCAGCCGCAATGCCGATTACCGCAAATTCGATGACGGGCTGAAGATGACCCTCGATTGCGACGCCGAGACGCGCGCCAGGATCGAGACGATCCTTGAAGATGCGCGGCGCCGCGGCAAGATCCGCTATGGTCTGTTTGCTCAGGACGAGGCGATGATGACCTGTTTCGTGCCCTCGGCGATGCGCGATGATCATGTGCATTTCATCGACGGGGCGGCGGGCGGATATGCCGCCGCCGCCGAGCGTATTCGCAAAGCCTAG
- a CDS encoding MFS transporter has protein sequence MQAGLIILCLAYVLSQFFRAFLAVLTADLARDIGAQPDDLAFASGLWFLTFAAMQIPVGWALDRIGPRRTAAALLLVGGGGGAALFALATTPVHISAAMVLIGVGCSPVLMASYFIFAREYPPAQFATLAAVMLGVGSVGNLVASYPTALAVELMGWRATLAGLAAISAAVAAGIWLSVRDPEMVQHDTKGSLLDLLKQPLLWTILPLMLVAYAPAAALRGLWAGPYLRDVFDLDTGQIGQATLIMGAAMIAGTFAYGPLDRVLGSRKWVVFGGNLGGVLALALLVLWIDLGVWSSVALLAAIGFLGASFPVIMAHGRAFIPTHLVGRGVTLLNLFGIGGVGLMQFVTGRLHESYAAAGPAAPYTAIVTFFAVSLVVGLVIYLFSRDSLA, from the coding sequence ATGCAGGCCGGTCTGATCATTCTGTGTCTGGCCTATGTGCTGAGCCAGTTCTTTCGTGCCTTTCTGGCGGTACTGACCGCAGACCTGGCACGTGATATCGGTGCGCAACCCGACGATCTGGCCTTTGCCTCGGGCCTGTGGTTCCTGACCTTCGCCGCGATGCAGATTCCCGTGGGCTGGGCGCTGGACCGGATCGGACCGCGCCGGACCGCCGCGGCCCTTCTTCTGGTGGGTGGCGGTGGTGGTGCCGCGCTGTTTGCCCTGGCCACGACGCCTGTTCACATTAGCGCGGCCATGGTGTTGATTGGGGTCGGTTGTTCGCCGGTGCTGATGGCCTCTTACTTCATCTTCGCGCGCGAATATCCGCCCGCACAATTTGCCACCCTGGCCGCCGTGATGCTGGGCGTGGGATCGGTGGGCAACCTGGTGGCCTCATACCCGACCGCGCTGGCGGTCGAACTGATGGGCTGGCGCGCGACGCTGGCCGGGTTGGCGGCAATCTCGGCAGCGGTGGCAGCGGGTATCTGGCTATCGGTGCGCGACCCCGAGATGGTGCAGCACGACACCAAGGGATCGCTGCTCGATCTGCTCAAACAGCCGCTCTTGTGGACGATCCTGCCGCTGATGCTGGTGGCCTATGCGCCTGCGGCGGCGCTGCGCGGGCTTTGGGCGGGACCCTATCTGCGCGATGTGTTTGACCTGGACACCGGCCAGATCGGGCAGGCGACGCTGATCATGGGGGCGGCGATGATTGCCGGCACCTTTGCCTATGGACCGCTCGACCGGGTTCTCGGCTCGCGGAAATGGGTGGTCTTTGGCGGCAACCTGGGCGGCGTACTGGCACTGGCCCTGCTGGTTCTGTGGATCGACCTCGGCGTCTGGTCCTCGGTTGCGCTGTTGGCGGCGATCGGCTTTCTTGGCGCCTCGTTCCCAGTGATCATGGCGCATGGCCGCGCCTTTATTCCTACGCATCTGGTGGGGCGTGGAGTAACCTTGCTCAACCTCTTCGGCATTGGCGGCGTCGGGTTGATGCAATTCGTCACCGGGCGCCTGCACGAAAGCTATGCCGCCGCTGGCCCGGCCGCGCCCTATACCGCAATCGTGACCTTTTTCGCGGTCTCGCTGGTCGTTGGTCTGGTGATCTATCTGTTCAGCCGCGACAGTCTGGCCTGA
- a CDS encoding aspartate-semialdehyde dehydrogenase produces MGYRVVVAGATGNVGREMLNILAERQFPVDEIAALASRKSLGTEVSFGDKTIKTQDLDTFDFTGWDMALFAIGSDATKVYAPKAAAAGCVVIDNSSLYRYDPDIPLIVPECNPQAVHGYAKKNIIANPNCSTAQMVVALKPLHDRATIKRVVVSTYQSVSGAGKDGMDELWEQTKAVYNPTSDVPPKKFQKEIAFNVIPHIDVFMEDGSTKEEWKMVAETKKIVDPSIKVTATCVRVPVFVGHSESINIEFEEFLDEDEARDILRESPGIMVIDKREPGGYVTPKECVGDFATFISRIRQDSTVENGLNLWCVSDNLRKGAALNAVQIAELLGREVLKKG; encoded by the coding sequence ATGGGTTATCGCGTCGTCGTCGCTGGCGCCACGGGCAATGTGGGCCGCGAAATGCTGAACATCCTGGCCGAGCGCCAGTTCCCCGTGGATGAGATTGCCGCGCTGGCAAGCCGTAAATCCCTGGGCACCGAAGTCAGCTTTGGCGACAAGACTATCAAGACCCAGGATCTGGACACTTTCGACTTCACCGGCTGGGACATGGCGCTGTTCGCCATCGGCTCGGACGCGACCAAGGTCTATGCGCCCAAGGCGGCCGCGGCCGGTTGCGTGGTGATCGACAACAGTTCGCTCTACCGCTACGACCCGGACATTCCGCTGATCGTGCCCGAATGCAACCCGCAGGCGGTGCATGGCTATGCCAAGAAGAACATCATCGCCAACCCCAACTGCTCGACCGCGCAGATGGTGGTGGCGTTGAAGCCGCTGCACGACCGCGCCACGATCAAGCGCGTCGTCGTCTCGACCTATCAATCGGTCTCGGGCGCGGGCAAGGACGGCATGGACGAGCTGTGGGAACAGACCAAGGCGGTCTATAACCCGACCTCGGACGTGCCCCCGAAGAAGTTCCAGAAGGAAATCGCCTTCAACGTCATTCCCCATATCGACGTCTTCATGGAAGACGGCTCGACCAAGGAGGAATGGAAGATGGTCGCCGAAACCAAGAAGATCGTCGATCCCTCGATCAAGGTCACCGCAACCTGCGTGCGGGTGCCGGTGTTCGTCGGTCACTCCGAGTCGATCAACATCGAGTTCGAGGAATTCCTGGACGAGGACGAGGCCCGCGACATCCTGCGCGAAAGCCCCGGCATCATGGTGATCGACAAGCGCGAGCCCGGCGGCTACGTCACGCCCAAGGAATGCGTGGGCGATTTCGCCACCTTCATCAGCCGCATCCGGCAGGATTCGACCGTCGAGAACGGGCTGAACCTGTGGTGCGTCTCGGACAACCTGCGCAAGGGCGCGGCGCTGAACGCGGTTCAGATCGCCGAATTGCTGGGCCGTGAGGTTCTGAAGAAGGGCTGA
- a CDS encoding DUF4139 domain-containing protein produces the protein MRFFVPFVVALFSTVTPGLAGSYSTETTVTAATVFPQGAAVRRQLSMELPAGRHDLTLLGIPVDGPELETLDIQVAGARVLARKFRHSDVPWHDYRSAAYLAARERVRAVEQQILAVRDAAETARLRARAADQASGFLARLGENEGLAGAEPETLRAITRMIAEEALTSARAAQDAEIEARGIERKLTALEEELQAAMQDLAAVSGATEDRGVLTLDLELEAEGTVEIDIGYLTLEAGWQPVTDLYLTTGASPQVDIRLGARVTQDTGDDWSEIALSISTLRPMDRASPSTLWPLLRRIVEPEREERMFKGAMAEAVVEAPVIVDEFQPAYDVPGTGQTYTLSAPVTLISGVEDTFLEIGRVSEAAEVFAQAAAQHDSHAFRMARFRNSTGRTILPSDSGRRFVDGVMVALEATPQIVEGEEVTLGFGPIYGLTVERAVLNRSTGDTGIITRSNAQNERVEIAVRNLTGESWPLRVFDQVPYSEQEDLVIDWTATPKPDEQDVDRLRGILAWKMELAPEAERIIRLDTAINWPEGMELR, from the coding sequence ATGCGCTTTTTTGTTCCGTTTGTCGTGGCCCTGTTCAGCACGGTCACACCGGGTTTGGCCGGGTCCTATTCCACCGAGACCACGGTCACGGCGGCGACTGTCTTTCCCCAGGGGGCCGCGGTCCGGCGACAGCTTTCCATGGAACTGCCGGCCGGGCGGCATGATTTGACCCTGTTGGGCATTCCCGTTGACGGCCCAGAGCTGGAAACCCTCGATATCCAGGTAGCGGGTGCGCGCGTGCTGGCGCGCAAGTTCCGGCATTCGGATGTGCCCTGGCACGATTATCGCAGCGCGGCCTATCTGGCAGCGCGCGAGCGGGTCCGCGCGGTCGAACAGCAAATCCTGGCTGTCCGGGACGCGGCAGAGACCGCGCGGCTCAGGGCTCGGGCCGCTGATCAGGCGTCGGGCTTTCTGGCCCGTCTCGGCGAGAACGAGGGTTTGGCCGGGGCCGAACCCGAGACCTTGCGCGCCATCACCCGGATGATCGCAGAAGAGGCGCTGACCTCGGCCCGTGCGGCGCAGGACGCCGAGATCGAGGCGCGCGGGATCGAACGCAAGTTGACCGCGCTCGAGGAAGAGCTGCAAGCGGCGATGCAGGATCTGGCCGCCGTTTCCGGGGCAACCGAGGATCGGGGCGTGCTGACGCTGGACCTTGAGCTTGAGGCAGAGGGGACGGTCGAAATCGACATCGGTTATCTGACCTTAGAGGCTGGCTGGCAGCCCGTAACCGATCTTTATCTCACCACCGGCGCCTCTCCCCAGGTCGACATTCGCCTGGGCGCGCGGGTGACGCAGGATACTGGCGACGACTGGAGCGAGATCGCGCTCAGCATCTCGACCCTGCGCCCGATGGACAGGGCCAGCCCGTCAACGCTCTGGCCGCTTTTGCGCCGGATCGTCGAGCCCGAGCGTGAAGAGCGGATGTTCAAAGGCGCCATGGCCGAGGCGGTCGTCGAAGCACCGGTTATCGTCGACGAGTTTCAACCCGCCTATGACGTTCCCGGCACCGGCCAGACCTATACGCTATCCGCGCCGGTTACGCTGATCTCGGGGGTCGAGGACACGTTTCTGGAGATCGGCAGGGTGAGCGAGGCAGCAGAGGTGTTTGCCCAGGCGGCGGCGCAGCATGACAGCCACGCCTTTCGGATGGCGCGGTTTCGCAATTCCACGGGGCGCACGATCCTGCCATCTGACAGCGGGCGCCGCTTTGTCGATGGGGTGATGGTGGCCCTTGAAGCGACGCCGCAGATTGTCGAGGGCGAAGAGGTGACGCTCGGGTTCGGGCCGATCTACGGATTGACGGTCGAACGCGCGGTGCTGAACAGGTCGACGGGCGACACCGGGATCATCACGCGCTCGAACGCGCAGAACGAGCGGGTCGAGATTGCGGTGCGCAACCTGACCGGAGAGAGCTGGCCGCTCAGGGTTTTTGATCAGGTGCCCTATTCCGAGCAGGAGGATCTGGTGATTGACTGGACCGCCACACCCAAACCGGATGAACAGGATGTGGACCGGCTGCGCGGCATTCTGGCCTGGAAGATGGAGCTTGCGCCAGAGGCAGAGCGGATCATCCGTCTGGATACGGCGATCAACTGGCCCGAGGGGATGGAGCTGCGGTGA
- a CDS encoding carbonic anhydrase gives MKLARPLPNYLVQRYHGWKATTYTENQVWYRRLASEGQRPRAMVISCCDSRVHVTSIFGADQGEFFIHRNVANLVPPYLPDGDHHGTSAAVEYAVTVLKVAHLIVLGHSQCGGVRGCLDMCKGHAPQLEAKESFVGRWMDILKPKYDHVAKIEDEDEQVRQLEKHAVVASLENLMTFPFIASAVEEGSLSLHGLWTDIGEGGLQCYEPGDERFVPV, from the coding sequence ATGAAACTCGCCCGCCCTCTGCCCAACTATCTGGTCCAGCGTTACCACGGCTGGAAGGCGACTACCTATACCGAGAACCAGGTCTGGTATCGGCGTCTGGCCAGCGAAGGCCAGCGGCCGCGCGCCATGGTGATCTCGTGCTGCGACAGCCGGGTGCATGTCACCTCGATCTTCGGGGCCGATCAGGGAGAGTTCTTTATCCACCGCAACGTCGCCAATCTGGTGCCGCCCTATCTGCCCGATGGCGACCATCACGGCACCAGTGCCGCAGTGGAATATGCAGTGACGGTGCTGAAGGTCGCGCATCTGATCGTGCTGGGCCATTCGCAATGCGGTGGCGTGCGCGGATGCCTGGACATGTGCAAGGGCCACGCGCCGCAGCTGGAGGCCAAGGAAAGCTTTGTCGGGCGCTGGATGGATATCCTGAAGCCGAAATACGATCATGTGGCCAAGATCGAAGACGAAGACGAGCAGGTTCGGCAACTAGAAAAACACGCCGTCGTCGCCTCGCTGGAGAACCTGATGACCTTCCCCTTCATCGCCTCGGCGGTCGAGGAAGGATCGCTGAGCCTGCATGGCCTGTGGACCGATATCGGCGAAGGTGGCCTGCAATGCTATGAACCGGGGGATGAGCGGTTCGTGCCGGTCTAA